The Salvia miltiorrhiza cultivar Shanhuang (shh) chromosome 2, IMPLAD_Smil_shh, whole genome shotgun sequence DNA window ACCCTAATCATCTCTAGTCTTCAAGTTCAGATCCAACTACAACCAGCTTCTTTCCTCACCTTCCTCACCTTCATCTCCCTCCTCACCCTCGCCACCCCGTCCCAATCTCCCCGGCCCGCATACACATTCGACAAGCTCACGTACACGACCTCCTTCTCCCCCTCGAGCTCCACCACCTTCCGAGCTGCAACCTCAGCCACTCCAACGTCCCCACAGCTCACGCAAGCACCGAGCAATGCCCTCCAAACCATCCCACAAGATCCGAACCCGAGCTCACCAATCATCTCCTCCGCATCCCTTACATCCCCTTCTTGCCCCATCACCTTTATCATCAAGCAACAATGCTCCGGCATTGGATCAATCCCATACTCAACCCTCATCACGTCAAAGTAACCTCTCACGACGTCTAGCCGGACCCTGCCATGCCAACACGCGGATAGAACATTGAGGAAGGTGATCTCATCCGGCTCCAAATCTTTGACCCCTTTCATCTCCTTGAAGAGCTCAAACACCTTCCTGGGATCACCATTGTGCGCGTATCCAGACATCAACGCGTTCCAAGTGACCAGATTCCTCTCCGGGAGGGACTCAAACGACCTCTCCGCCTCCTCCACCGCCCCACATTTGAAGTACATGTCCGTGAGAGCACTCCCCACTACAACATACTCATCCAAGCCACACTTCAATGCGCAGCAATGCGTCAAACTCCCCAATGTGAGAGCTGCTAAATCAGCAATGCTGCTCAAAACACTCGAAAACGTGAACTCATCCATACGAATGCGACACGAATGCATCTTACAGAAGAACCTCACTGCGTCTCTGCCCCTTCCCCTGTTTGCATACCCTGTTATGATCGCATTCCAAGAAGACGAGTTCGGGTTTGGCATTCTTGAAAGCAAGGTTACAGCATCTTCTACCACTCCAAACTTCGCGATGCCATCTA harbors:
- the LOC131010896 gene encoding putative pentatricopeptide repeat-containing protein At5g47460 produces the protein MYGKCSCVSDAMKVFGDMAEKDDISWNSVLAANARNGALDQAFAVFCRMPNPDTISYNELIDGIAKFGVVEDAVTLLSRMPNPNSSSWNAIITGYANRGRGRDAVRFFCKMHSCRIRMDEFTFSSVLSSIADLAALTLGSLTHCCALKCGLDEYVVVGSALTDMYFKCGAVEEAERSFESLPERNLVTWNALMSGYAHNGDPRKVFELFKEMKGVKDLEPDEITFLNVLSACWHGRVRLDVVRGYFDVMRVEYGIDPMPEHCCLMIKVMGQEGDVRDAEEMIGELGFGSCGMVWRALLGACVSCGDVGVAEVAARKVVELEGEKEVVYVSLSNVYAGRGDWDGVARVRREMKVRKVRKEAGCSWI